In Caproicibacterium amylolyticum, a genomic segment contains:
- a CDS encoding glutamine synthetase III, with product MATASVPEIFGSMVFDDRTMQERLPRETYKALEKTIQEGKSLDPTIANTVASAMRDWALENGCTHFTHWFQPMTGITAEKHDSFISPAGDGSVMMEFSGKELVRGEPDASSFPSGGLRATFEARGYTAWDPTSYAFIKDKTLCIPTIFCSYTGEALDKKTPLLRSMEALNKQAMRILKLFGNEDVHSVRTTVGPEQEYFLIDRDLYNEREDLVLTGRTLFGARPPRGQELEDHYFGAIKPKVAAFMRDLDEELWKLGVLAKTEHNEVAPAQHELAPIFNNTNMAADHNQLTMEVMKKVAERHGMYCLLHEKPFDGVNGSGKHNNWSISTDTGTNLLEPGDSPMENAQFLLFLVAVIKAVDEYQDLLRISVASPGNDHRLGANEAPPAILSIFVGDELNEILECLEKGKPYSQKDKEILKVGVHTLPRFPKDSTDRNRTSPFAFTGNKFEFRMLGSALSISGPNIVLNTIVAEELEGFADKLEKSTNFKKDLDTLVKKTIKEHKRIIFNGDGYTDEWVAEAEKRGLLNLKTTVDAMPLFLDKKNVKLFTKHRIFTETEINSRYEINMENYSKTINIEALTMIDMVNKQILPAVEKYVDDLSLAFSHKKALNPNMNCHMEYERVTDLSELSAKVYDEAAELKNAVESAASITDFEANARAYKDLVVPAMETLRTDADKMETITGVSYWPFPTYSDLIYHV from the coding sequence ATGGCGACAGCATCAGTTCCGGAAATTTTCGGCAGCATGGTCTTTGATGACCGCACCATGCAGGAACGGCTCCCGCGCGAAACCTATAAAGCGCTGGAAAAGACCATTCAGGAGGGAAAAAGTCTGGATCCCACCATTGCCAACACCGTTGCCAGTGCTATGCGTGACTGGGCCTTGGAAAACGGCTGCACACACTTCACACACTGGTTCCAGCCAATGACCGGCATCACCGCTGAAAAGCACGACAGCTTCATTTCACCTGCCGGCGATGGCTCCGTAATGATGGAATTCTCCGGCAAAGAACTGGTTCGCGGCGAACCTGACGCAAGCTCCTTCCCCTCCGGCGGCCTGCGTGCCACTTTTGAAGCCCGTGGCTATACTGCTTGGGACCCCACCAGTTATGCATTCATTAAAGATAAGACTTTGTGCATTCCCACCATCTTCTGCTCCTACACCGGAGAAGCGCTAGACAAAAAGACCCCGCTTCTGCGCTCTATGGAAGCACTGAACAAACAGGCCATGCGTATTCTGAAGTTGTTTGGCAATGAAGATGTGCACAGCGTACGCACAACCGTCGGCCCGGAGCAGGAATATTTCCTGATTGACCGTGACCTGTACAACGAGCGTGAAGACCTTGTTCTGACCGGCCGCACCCTATTTGGTGCACGCCCGCCGCGCGGTCAGGAGCTTGAAGACCATTACTTTGGTGCCATCAAGCCGAAGGTTGCTGCTTTTATGCGTGACCTCGATGAGGAGCTTTGGAAACTCGGTGTTCTCGCCAAAACAGAACACAATGAAGTTGCTCCCGCACAGCATGAACTTGCCCCGATTTTTAACAATACCAACATGGCAGCCGACCACAACCAGCTTACCATGGAAGTTATGAAAAAAGTTGCGGAGCGCCATGGAATGTACTGCCTGCTGCACGAAAAGCCGTTTGACGGCGTAAACGGCTCCGGCAAGCACAACAACTGGTCCATTTCTACCGACACCGGCACCAACCTGCTGGAGCCGGGCGATTCCCCGATGGAAAACGCACAGTTCCTGCTGTTTCTGGTTGCGGTCATCAAAGCCGTGGATGAATATCAGGATTTACTGCGCATCTCCGTTGCAAGCCCCGGAAATGACCACCGCCTTGGCGCGAATGAAGCACCTCCGGCAATCCTCAGCATCTTTGTTGGTGATGAACTCAATGAAATTCTGGAGTGCCTGGAAAAAGGTAAACCCTACAGCCAGAAAGACAAGGAAATTCTGAAAGTCGGTGTACATACGCTGCCCCGCTTCCCGAAAGACAGCACAGACCGCAATCGCACTTCCCCGTTTGCCTTTACCGGCAACAAGTTTGAGTTCCGTATGCTGGGCTCCGCTCTGTCCATCTCCGGCCCAAATATTGTGCTTAACACAATCGTTGCTGAGGAGCTGGAGGGCTTTGCCGACAAACTGGAAAAGAGCACAAACTTTAAGAAAGACCTTGACACCCTTGTGAAAAAGACTATTAAGGAGCACAAACGCATCATCTTTAACGGCGACGGCTACACAGACGAATGGGTTGCAGAAGCTGAAAAGCGCGGTCTGCTGAACCTGAAAACAACGGTTGATGCCATGCCGCTTTTCCTCGACAAGAAGAATGTGAAACTCTTTACTAAGCACCGCATTTTTACAGAAACAGAAATCAATTCCCGCTATGAAATCAACATGGAGAATTACAGCAAAACAATTAACATTGAGGCACTGACCATGATTGATATGGTAAACAAACAGATTCTTCCTGCAGTTGAAAAGTATGTGGATGACCTGAGCCTTGCTTTCTCTCATAAGAAAGCACTGAATCCCAACATGAACTGCCATATGGAATATGAACGTGTAACAGACCTCAGTGAATTGAGCGCAAAAGTTTATGATGAGGCGGCTGAATTGAAAAACGCAGTGGAAAGTGCCGCTTCCATTACTGATTTTGAAGCAAACGCACGCGCCTACAAAGACTTGGTTGTTCCGGCAATGGAAACTTTGCGTACCGATGCTGATAAAATGGAGACCATAACCGGCGTTTCCTACTGGCCGTTCCCAACTTACTCTGATTTGATCTACCATGTCTAA
- the lepB gene encoding signal peptidase I, producing MEESKGSGQGCEQSPEDPTAEQKNKKSVKKENPRSWILPIVLTIAATLLFCNFVARPSRVIGISMQNTCQDGDMVMLWELNYQPQHGDIVVVNNKNILQENLIKRVIAVAGDHITVYNGSVTLNGQKLTEDYIKEQSWEGADVDMTVPQGRVFLMGDNRNHSTDSRQIGAVSTSNIIGKVAVRFFPFTTMRTF from the coding sequence ATGGAAGAATCAAAGGGAAGCGGCCAAGGCTGTGAACAGAGCCCAGAGGACCCCACCGCAGAACAGAAAAACAAAAAGTCTGTAAAAAAAGAAAATCCGCGTTCCTGGATTCTGCCCATTGTTTTGACGATTGCGGCAACGCTGCTTTTTTGCAACTTTGTTGCGCGCCCCAGCCGGGTGATTGGCATCAGTATGCAGAACACCTGCCAGGACGGTGACATGGTGATGCTTTGGGAATTGAATTATCAGCCGCAGCATGGGGATATTGTAGTGGTCAACAATAAAAACATTCTGCAGGAAAATCTGATTAAGCGTGTAATTGCGGTTGCAGGGGATCACATTACTGTGTACAACGGCTCAGTTACGTTAAATGGCCAAAAGCTGACCGAGGATTATATCAAAGAACAGTCGTGGGAAGGTGCTGATGTGGATATGACAGTTCCACAGGGCAGAGTTTTTCTAATGGGAGACAACAGAAACCATTCCACTGACAGCCGGCAAATTGGCGCAGTCAGTACTTCCAACATTATTGGCAAGGTCGCGGTACGATTTTTCCCCTTTACAACTATGCGAACATTTTAG
- the lepB gene encoding signal peptidase I, protein MDGNVEKFGADYDSDELEAAQGTGTDQKIKKSSPWTWILQMVITFAAALLFCAFVAQPAYVVGDSMQNTFHNNDFVFIWKLGYQPQRGDVVIPNSKNALQENLIKRVIAVGGDHIVVSNGTVTLNGKKLTEAYIKEQQWNGANVDLTVPQGQVFLMGDNRNNSADSRVIGPVKCADVLGKVALRVYPFNQFSTF, encoded by the coding sequence GTGGACGGTAATGTAGAAAAGTTCGGCGCGGATTATGATTCGGATGAGCTGGAAGCAGCACAGGGAACCGGAACAGACCAGAAAATCAAAAAATCCAGCCCGTGGACGTGGATTCTGCAGATGGTAATCACCTTTGCGGCAGCACTGCTGTTTTGTGCATTTGTGGCGCAGCCTGCTTATGTGGTGGGTGACAGTATGCAAAATACGTTTCACAACAATGACTTCGTTTTTATTTGGAAGTTGGGCTATCAGCCGCAGCGCGGGGACGTTGTAATTCCAAATAGCAAAAATGCGCTGCAGGAAAATCTAATTAAGCGCGTGATTGCAGTTGGCGGCGACCATATTGTTGTGTCAAACGGAACAGTTACGTTAAATGGAAAGAAGTTAACAGAAGCCTATATCAAGGAGCAACAGTGGAATGGTGCAAATGTAGATTTGACAGTTCCGCAGGGGCAGGTCTTTCTTATGGGTGACAATCGAAACAACTCTGCAGACAGCCGCGTGATTGGTCCGGTTAAGTGCGCCGATGTTTTAGGGAAAGTGGCTCTGCGTGTCTATCCGTTTAATCAGTTCAGCACATTTTAA
- the lepB gene encoding signal peptidase I yields the protein MEPEIKETSAAPNADAALETTVPEAQQPAAEKQEKKKDGPLSWILTMVITFAAALLFCAFVAQPRYVIGFSMQNTFQNNDFVFIWKLGYQPQFGDVVIANNIAIAADKREDLIKRVIGVSGDHIVVSNGTVTRNGKKLTEAYIKEQQWDGTNVDLTVPQGQVFLMGDNRNNSTDSRVVGPISCSSIAGKVVLRVYPFDKFGTF from the coding sequence ATGGAACCAGAAATCAAAGAAACATCGGCAGCCCCTAATGCGGATGCTGCTTTAGAAACAACTGTACCGGAAGCACAGCAGCCTGCGGCGGAAAAACAGGAAAAGAAAAAGGACGGCCCGCTTTCCTGGATTTTAACCATGGTGATTACCTTTGCAGCAGCACTGTTGTTTTGTGCCTTTGTTGCGCAGCCGCGCTATGTGATAGGTTTCAGTATGCAGAACACGTTTCAAAACAACGACTTTGTGTTTATCTGGAAGCTGGGTTACCAACCGCAGTTTGGAGATGTTGTCATTGCCAATAATATTGCCATTGCTGCCGACAAACGTGAAGACCTGATTAAGCGCGTGATTGGTGTTAGTGGTGACCACATTGTGGTGTCAAACGGAACGGTTACGCGCAACGGCAAAAAGCTGACAGAAGCTTATATTAAAGAGCAGCAGTGGGACGGCACCAACGTGGACTTGACCGTTCCACAGGGGCAGGTGTTTTTAATGGGTGACAACCGGAACAACTCTACGGACAGTCGCGTGGTTGGCCCAATCAGTTGTTCCAGCATAGCGGGCAAAGTGGTTCTTCGTGTTTATCCGTTTGATAAATTCGGTACATTCTAA
- a CDS encoding lipopolysaccharide biosynthesis protein, which produces MKQKQKPQRSSMVRDTLSTFGTNAFGSVMGLIASLVILNKMPPFEKGLYNQVQTWGEGFFTCLGFSLNSAIIYYVARYKFKNTKGAIKKLTLGVGIFLIAVSAAILLVMFNATDFFKETPWEYGLCIVIYSGCSFLFNILTAVLRGENKFKSYNMINLIQRILITVFSALTLIWPRAALLTGASIGISMAMIVLAYFCARRWNGAPEEPAPEDDIIVPAKPIFKYGLKAYASNLMTYINSYIGNYIIQGVYDLSTFGIYNTAFTIMRQVWILPEAVGVVITSRVASMKDNNDKVRITQLSCKIVMYITVVCAFLIVWLANIFVPIIFPKYVDSLTPLKFLIIGSIFVSFAKVLSNSISAYGRPELNILPTALGIVVNIIATISLIPLMSYNGVAVATSLSMMVQGICSLIIFCIFTHTNPVWLIVPRKSEVTLVANVFRRK; this is translated from the coding sequence ATGAAACAGAAGCAGAAGCCGCAGCGTTCTTCTATGGTGCGGGATACACTGAGCACATTTGGTACCAATGCTTTTGGCTCGGTTATGGGCCTAATTGCGTCACTGGTTATCCTGAATAAAATGCCCCCATTTGAAAAGGGTCTGTATAATCAGGTACAGACCTGGGGTGAAGGATTCTTTACCTGTTTGGGTTTCAGCCTGAACAGCGCAATTATTTACTATGTGGCACGTTATAAATTTAAAAACACAAAAGGTGCCATTAAAAAGCTGACGCTTGGCGTTGGAATTTTTCTGATTGCGGTTTCCGCTGCGATACTACTGGTGATGTTCAACGCAACGGATTTCTTTAAGGAAACACCGTGGGAGTATGGGCTTTGCATCGTCATTTACAGTGGCTGTTCCTTCCTGTTCAATATTTTAACAGCTGTACTGCGTGGTGAAAATAAGTTTAAGTCCTACAACATGATTAATTTGATTCAACGTATTTTAATAACGGTATTCTCTGCACTAACGCTGATTTGGCCGAGAGCGGCGCTGTTGACCGGTGCTTCCATCGGTATTTCCATGGCAATGATTGTTTTGGCGTATTTCTGTGCACGCCGCTGGAACGGTGCACCGGAGGAACCGGCACCCGAGGACGACATCATTGTTCCGGCCAAACCAATTTTTAAGTATGGTTTGAAAGCCTACGCCAGTAACCTGATGACTTATATTAACTCCTATATTGGGAATTACATTATTCAGGGCGTGTATGACCTGAGCACTTTCGGTATTTACAACACGGCCTTCACCATTATGCGGCAGGTCTGGATTCTGCCGGAGGCAGTCGGTGTGGTCATTACCAGCCGTGTTGCTTCTATGAAAGACAATAACGACAAAGTGCGTATTACGCAGCTTTCCTGCAAAATTGTGATGTACATTACCGTTGTCTGTGCGTTTTTAATTGTCTGGCTTGCTAATATTTTTGTGCCGATTATTTTCCCCAAATATGTGGATTCACTTACTCCGTTGAAATTCTTGATTATCGGTTCCATTTTTGTTTCATTTGCAAAGGTTCTGTCGAACTCGATTTCCGCTTATGGCCGACCGGAACTGAATATTCTGCCGACGGCACTGGGCATTGTAGTAAATATTATTGCCACAATCAGCCTGATTCCGCTAATGAGTTACAACGGCGTTGCGGTGGCAACCAGCCTTTCAATGATGGTACAGGGCATTTGCAGCCTGATTATTTTCTGCATTTTTACACATACCAATCCGGTTTGGCTGATTGTTCCGCGCAAGAGTGAAGTAACGCTTGTGGCAAATGTTTTTCGCCGCAAATAA
- the gatA gene encoding Asp-tRNA(Asn)/Glu-tRNA(Gln) amidotransferase subunit GatA translates to MESFSTIQKLQKKLTDKECTCTELTQQYLDKIEQKNGELNAYTCVTADTALAAAKKVDEKLARGEALGPVEGVPMTLKANISTKGLETDCCSKILEGYKPVYDAAVWQNLQEQGAVLLGKCNMDEFAMGSSCETSCHGGAKNPHDTSKVAGGSSGGAASAVAGGLAAYGIGSDTGGSIRQPASFCGIVGLKPTYGAVSRFGLIAYASSFDQIGPLTTCVEDAARLFDVIAKKDPRDSTCTGAHCSALSALQNSLKGKKIGIPAEYFDGLRESVQTALDKAGEVYKALGAELVPISIPEIKYALPVYYILACAEASSNLGRYDGIRYGMKAEHYTGVNDMIEKTRSAGFGKEVKHRILLGTYVLSAGYYDAYYKKAQLLRRKIRRAFQSAFEKCDLLLAPTVPMTAFPQGFSGQDAVETYQTDICTVPVNIVGLPALSVPCGTDESGMPVGMQLIGNAGCEDVILNAAFQYEAASRH, encoded by the coding sequence ATGGAATCTTTCAGCACGATTCAGAAGTTACAGAAAAAACTGACGGATAAAGAATGTACCTGCACAGAACTGACACAGCAGTATTTGGATAAGATTGAACAGAAGAACGGCGAACTTAACGCTTACACCTGCGTAACTGCGGATACTGCGCTTGCAGCGGCAAAAAAGGTGGATGAAAAGCTTGCCCGCGGGGAGGCACTCGGCCCGGTCGAGGGCGTACCCATGACGCTGAAAGCCAACATCAGCACCAAAGGTCTGGAAACAGACTGCTGCTCCAAAATTTTGGAAGGCTACAAACCGGTGTATGATGCGGCAGTGTGGCAGAATCTGCAGGAGCAGGGTGCGGTTTTGCTGGGCAAATGCAATATGGACGAGTTCGCTATGGGTTCCAGCTGTGAAACTAGCTGTCATGGCGGCGCGAAAAATCCGCATGATACTTCCAAAGTGGCAGGTGGATCTTCCGGCGGCGCGGCAAGCGCAGTGGCGGGCGGCCTTGCAGCTTACGGAATCGGTAGCGACACCGGCGGTTCCATTCGCCAGCCTGCCTCTTTCTGCGGAATTGTGGGTTTGAAGCCGACTTACGGCGCGGTTTCCCGCTTCGGCTTAATTGCGTATGCCAGTTCTTTTGACCAAATCGGGCCGCTGACCACCTGCGTGGAGGATGCCGCACGGCTCTTTGATGTGATTGCGAAGAAAGACCCGCGTGACAGCACCTGCACCGGTGCACACTGCAGTGCACTTTCAGCTTTGCAGAACAGCCTGAAGGGTAAGAAAATCGGTATCCCGGCGGAATACTTCGACGGCCTGCGTGAGAGTGTGCAGACGGCACTGGACAAAGCCGGGGAGGTCTATAAAGCGCTTGGTGCTGAACTTGTGCCGATTTCCATTCCGGAAATCAAGTATGCTCTGCCGGTATATTATATTCTTGCCTGTGCGGAGGCTTCCTCCAATCTCGGCCGGTATGACGGCATTCGCTACGGCATGAAAGCGGAGCACTATACCGGAGTGAACGACATGATTGAAAAAACCCGCAGCGCCGGTTTCGGCAAAGAAGTAAAGCACCGCATCCTGCTGGGAACCTATGTGCTCAGTGCCGGATACTATGATGCTTACTATAAAAAGGCACAGCTGCTGCGCCGCAAGATTCGCCGCGCATTCCAGTCCGCGTTTGAAAAGTGCGATTTGCTGTTGGCGCCGACTGTGCCGATGACTGCGTTCCCGCAGGGCTTTTCAGGTCAGGATGCTGTGGAAACGTACCAGACGGATATCTGCACCGTGCCGGTGAATATTGTTGGCCTGCCGGCTCTAAGCGTACCCTGCGGTACAGATGAAAGCGGAATGCCCGTTGGGATGCAGTTAATTGGTAACGCAGGTTGTGAAGATGTAATTCTCAACGCTGCGTTTCAGTACGAAGCAGCCAGCCGCCATTGA
- the gatC gene encoding Asp-tRNA(Asn)/Glu-tRNA(Gln) amidotransferase subunit GatC: MVTHEDILKIAKLAKLEVEDSELDGLTKDMNEIISFADTIASVSAQDEAYSDINGLENVLREDVVQPGLTCDEVLANAEDTDGSSFVVKQHA, encoded by the coding sequence GTGGTTACCCATGAGGATATTTTAAAGATTGCGAAGCTTGCAAAGCTGGAAGTAGAGGATTCCGAGCTGGACGGTTTGACAAAGGATATGAATGAAATCATTTCTTTTGCGGATACCATTGCTTCTGTAAGTGCGCAGGATGAGGCGTATTCAGACATTAACGGTCTGGAAAACGTGCTGCGCGAGGATGTTGTGCAGCCGGGTCTTACCTGTGACGAAGTCCTTGCCAACGCAGAGGATACGGACGGCAGCAGTTTTGTTGTAAAGCAGCACGCATAA
- the aspS gene encoding aspartate--tRNA ligase, whose protein sequence is MICMNKYRTKSCGEISEADIDKEVRVAGWVENIRDHGGVKFLDLRDQYGVLQVVVHDETLLENVNKECTVTISGKVILRDEDTVNPKIATGTVEVEAAFLEVLGKCRAALPFEVVTSKETKEDVRLKYRYLDLRNPKVHNNIVLRSNIISYLRQQMTEMGFLEIQTPILSASSPEGARDYLIPSRKHKGKFYALPQAPQIFKQLLMVSGFDRYFQVAPCFRDEDARADRSPGEFYQMDFEMSFATQDDVFAVAEKVIGDTFKKFGGGKTVSPAPFRRIPFAESMLKYGTDKPDLRNPLEIVELSDLFVETDFKPFRGRCVRGISVPDCVKQPRSFFENMLKFAESIGMKGLGYIEVLDDGTYKGPIDKFLTEEQRAELVRRGKLEKGSVIFFIADDKAFAPQLAGQIRTELGRRLNLIDESRFELCFIVDFPMFEIDEETGKYIFTHNPFSMPQGGMDALLNKSPEDVLAYQYDIVCDGVELSSGAVRNHDLEIMKKAFEIAGYTEEDLKTKFTSLYHAFQYGAPPHAGMAPGIDRMVMLLTGEENIREVIAFPMNSNAQDVMMGSPSEVTEEQLREVHIKLR, encoded by the coding sequence ATGATCTGTATGAACAAGTACCGAACTAAATCCTGCGGCGAAATCAGTGAAGCTGACATTGACAAGGAGGTTCGCGTGGCCGGATGGGTGGAAAACATCCGCGACCACGGCGGCGTTAAGTTCCTTGACCTGCGCGACCAATACGGCGTGCTGCAGGTTGTGGTGCATGACGAAACGCTGCTGGAAAACGTGAACAAAGAATGCACTGTGACGATTTCAGGCAAAGTGATTCTGCGCGATGAGGACACTGTGAACCCGAAAATCGCCACCGGCACTGTGGAAGTGGAAGCAGCTTTTCTGGAAGTGCTGGGCAAATGCCGCGCCGCACTGCCGTTTGAGGTAGTTACCAGCAAAGAGACCAAAGAGGACGTACGCCTGAAATATCGTTACCTCGATTTACGAAACCCCAAAGTCCACAATAATATCGTTTTGCGCAGTAATATTATCTCCTATCTCCGTCAGCAAATGACCGAGATGGGATTCTTGGAGATTCAGACGCCGATTCTGAGTGCTTCCTCCCCAGAGGGTGCACGCGATTATCTGATTCCCAGCCGCAAACACAAAGGAAAGTTTTATGCGCTGCCGCAGGCACCGCAGATTTTTAAACAGCTGCTCATGGTGTCCGGCTTTGACCGGTATTTCCAGGTGGCACCCTGCTTCCGCGACGAGGATGCCCGCGCCGACCGCTCTCCGGGTGAATTTTACCAGATGGACTTTGAAATGTCCTTTGCCACGCAGGACGATGTTTTTGCTGTGGCAGAAAAGGTGATTGGAGATACTTTTAAGAAATTCGGCGGTGGAAAAACGGTTTCACCTGCACCCTTCCGCCGGATTCCGTTTGCGGAAAGCATGCTGAAGTACGGCACAGACAAACCGGACCTGCGCAACCCGCTGGAAATCGTGGAACTTTCTGATTTGTTTGTAGAAACGGACTTTAAGCCGTTCCGCGGCAGATGCGTGCGCGGCATCAGCGTGCCGGACTGCGTGAAGCAGCCGCGCTCTTTCTTTGAAAATATGCTGAAGTTTGCCGAGTCTATCGGCATGAAAGGCTTGGGCTACATTGAAGTGCTGGACGACGGCACCTACAAAGGCCCAATCGATAAATTCCTGACGGAAGAGCAGCGTGCGGAGCTTGTCCGCCGCGGCAAACTGGAAAAGGGCAGTGTCATTTTCTTCATTGCAGATGACAAAGCTTTTGCACCGCAGCTGGCAGGGCAGATTCGCACAGAACTTGGCCGCCGGCTGAACCTGATTGATGAAAGCCGCTTTGAACTGTGCTTTATTGTGGACTTCCCGATGTTTGAAATCGACGAGGAAACCGGCAAATACATCTTTACACACAATCCGTTCTCTATGCCGCAGGGTGGTATGGACGCGCTGCTGAACAAATCGCCGGAGGATGTACTGGCGTATCAGTATGACATTGTCTGCGACGGTGTGGAGCTTTCTTCCGGCGCTGTCCGCAACCATGACCTTGAAATCATGAAGAAAGCCTTTGAGATTGCGGGCTATACAGAGGAAGATCTGAAAACGAAATTCACTTCCCTGTACCACGCGTTCCAGTATGGTGCGCCGCCGCATGCCGGCATGGCACCGGGCATTGACCGCATGGTCATGCTGCTGACCGGCGAAGAAAACATCCGCGAAGTCATTGCGTTCCCGATGAACTCCAATGCACAGGACGTCATGATGGGCTCCCCGAGCGAGGTCACAGAAGAACAGCTGCGTGAAGTACACATTAAGCTGAGATAA
- a CDS encoding serpin family protein, whose translation MRKSRYERRLAKALKGGLQANTPNVWGSIQAQVSGCGRPLSECRTHRRFFRKQWVLRAAAVELAVILCVSGFFAFSGKLSFLQANAAILYDDGGCLQVQNSTDPARNFVLTYNTFGMNLLKKLNQSGQQNSFFSPASIYLSLGMTYNGAQGETAAEYEKVLSISAGSSNIFNQNCRSLQGMLSGGHFQLANSIWIDSKYRNAVKSSFLTKNQAYFGASVGVLDFASPSAPQAINKWVETNTAGRIQPDFQQFEPNTAMLLLNTIHFRSNWAEPFDKEQTAGGTFQTGQGGKNAEFMKGQFSRYFENSSLQGILLPYNDGKTSMMILLPKQNLQSMLAKLTAAEVTAYAKANQNGGEAAVLTLPRVTCSFHTSLQTVLNAMGMKQAFSSRQADFGGITAESDRLYLSEVKHMTALNMNEDGTEAAAVTVENMDVSAAVTSAKIMNVNRPFFAAIVNNQTGALLFAGTVSDPTCE comes from the coding sequence ATGCGAAAAAGCAGATATGAACGTCGGCTTGCCAAAGCACTGAAGGGTGGGCTGCAGGCGAATACACCGAATGTGTGGGGCAGTATTCAGGCGCAGGTGTCCGGTTGTGGCCGCCCGCTTTCAGAATGTCGAACGCACCGGCGCTTTTTCCGAAAGCAGTGGGTGCTGCGGGCAGCAGCGGTTGAACTTGCGGTGATTTTGTGTGTTTCCGGATTTTTTGCTTTCTCGGGAAAGCTGTCATTTCTGCAGGCCAATGCTGCCATTCTTTACGATGACGGCGGCTGTCTGCAGGTGCAGAACAGTACAGATCCCGCGCGGAATTTTGTGCTGACCTATAATACATTTGGAATGAATCTGCTGAAAAAGCTGAATCAGAGCGGGCAGCAAAACAGCTTCTTTTCGCCGGCGAGCATCTATTTGTCGCTAGGTATGACGTACAACGGCGCACAGGGAGAAACAGCGGCCGAATACGAGAAAGTCCTCAGCATTTCCGCGGGCAGCAGCAATATTTTTAATCAGAACTGCCGCAGCCTGCAGGGGATGCTTTCCGGCGGGCATTTTCAGCTTGCCAATTCCATATGGATTGACAGCAAGTACCGGAATGCGGTGAAATCCAGTTTTCTCACAAAGAATCAGGCGTACTTTGGGGCTTCGGTCGGTGTACTTGATTTTGCTTCGCCGAGTGCGCCGCAGGCAATCAACAAATGGGTCGAAACCAATACTGCGGGACGAATTCAGCCGGACTTTCAGCAGTTTGAGCCGAATACCGCCATGCTGCTGCTGAATACCATTCATTTTCGGTCAAACTGGGCAGAACCATTTGACAAGGAGCAGACGGCAGGCGGTACGTTCCAAACCGGACAGGGAGGAAAAAACGCGGAATTTATGAAAGGGCAGTTTTCACGTTATTTTGAAAACAGCAGTCTGCAGGGAATTCTGCTGCCGTATAATGACGGCAAAACATCGATGATGATTCTGCTTCCGAAACAAAATCTGCAAAGCATGCTTGCAAAGCTTACCGCTGCAGAGGTAACGGCCTATGCAAAAGCCAATCAAAACGGCGGCGAAGCGGCAGTTTTAACCCTGCCGCGCGTAACGTGCAGTTTTCATACTTCTCTGCAGACTGTTTTGAACGCGATGGGAATGAAGCAGGCGTTTAGCAGCCGGCAGGCGGATTTCGGCGGCATCACAGCAGAAAGTGACCGGCTTTACCTTTCAGAGGTCAAGCACATGACCGCTTTGAACATGAATGAAGACGGCACTGAGGCAGCTGCCGTGACTGTGGAAAACATGGATGTTTCAGCGGCTGTGACATCCGCAAAAATAATGAATGTGAACCGACCGTTTTTTGCTGCGATTGTAAACAATCAGACCGGCGCACTGCTGTTTGCAGGTACGGTCAGTGACCCCACCTGCGAATAA
- a CDS encoding RNA polymerase sigma factor, producing the protein MKADVNRQLLEVSRGSTAALEQLYCELGSSVYGLALSLLADPAAAEDVLQDTFVRVFTMAAAHSPDKNGRSWIFTIARNLCLDRIKSPQYTVRQITEQEKQQTDSAALDFIADVELKEAVALLDSFSRSIVLLHLAAGFRFREIAQLLGEKQSSVQWTYYTAVKKLKAYYQPEL; encoded by the coding sequence ATGAAAGCAGATGTAAACCGGCAACTGTTGGAAGTCAGCCGGGGCAGTACCGCTGCACTGGAACAGCTTTACTGTGAACTGGGAAGCAGCGTTTACGGCCTTGCGCTTTCCCTTTTAGCGGACCCGGCCGCGGCAGAAGATGTTTTGCAGGATACCTTTGTGCGTGTTTTTACCATGGCTGCTGCACATTCACCGGATAAAAACGGCCGTTCATGGATTTTTACGATTGCCAGAAATCTTTGTCTGGACCGGATAAAGTCGCCGCAGTACACGGTCCGGCAGATAACCGAACAGGAAAAACAGCAGACGGACAGCGCCGCGCTGGATTTCATTGCGGATGTAGAGCTGAAAGAGGCGGTTGCACTGCTGGACTCGTTTTCACGCAGTATTGTGCTGCTGCACCTTGCCGCCGGCTTTCGCTTTCGGGAGATTGCGCAGCTGCTCGGAGAGAAGCAGAGCAGTGTGCAGTGGACATACTACACTGCGGTAAAAAAATTGAAGGCCTATTATCAGCCGGAATTGTGA